A DNA window from Drosophila biarmipes strain raj3 chromosome 2R, RU_DBia_V1.1, whole genome shotgun sequence contains the following coding sequences:
- the LOC108030445 gene encoding uncharacterized protein LOC108030445, which yields MGAHTWRVSPLLLLLLAAAALAAPQLQEVPHALLDIETPNQFTYNSPLAQPNSLQSKPYFDFLSTLYAHDSAKSNLFRPYSGRQRRDTESQKLDRPRRAIVFRPLFVYKQQEIRRQEIKDRQAERRHDLNRLQRL from the exons ATGGGCGCACACACCTGGCGG GTTTCCcctctgctcctgctgctcctggcagCCGCGGCCCTGGCCGCCCCGCAGCTGCAGGAGGTGCCCCACGCCCTGCTGGACATCGAGACGCCCAACCAGTTCACCTACAACTCGCCCCTGGCCCAGCCCAACAGCCTGCAGTCCAAGCCGTACTTCGACTTCCTGAGCACCCTCTACGCCCACGACTCGGCCAAGTCGAACCTCTTCCGGCCGTACTCCGGGCGCCAGCGGCGGGACACGGAGTCCCAGAAGCTGGACCGCCCGCGCAGGGCCATCGTCTTCCGGCCACTGTTCGTCTACAAGCAGCAGGAGATCCGCCGGCAGGAGATCAAGGACAGGCAGGCCGAGAGGCGCCACGACCTCAACCGCCTGCAGCGGTTGTAG